A window of Ipomoea triloba cultivar NCNSP0323 chromosome 2, ASM357664v1 contains these coding sequences:
- the LOC116004473 gene encoding LRR receptor-like serine/threonine-protein kinase GSO1: MGRIHIFHPLLISLILCSVAAENSSSSDAYWLLRIKSHLVDPFRVLENWNPQTDFCTWSGVSCSKTDQFHILGLNLSAAGISGQISADFKHFSALQVLDLSMNSLSGSIPGEIGEIESLRELLLFSNYLTGEIPSELRLLRRMEVLRIGDNMLSGEILSGIGELTELRVLGLSYCQFNGSIPFEIGNLKKLEILDLQENSLSGLIPGTIGGCTELRVFVAANNGLTGEIPPSIGGLGWLEILNLANNTLSGSIPGELRRIPGLKYLNLLGNRLGGEIPSGLNHLAQLQTLDLSNNNLSGPITLLTTHLKSLEALALTGNSLTGNVPKGFCFSNSSLHQLFLADNYLSGSFPDELLKCSSLQQLDLSGNAFSGGLPPDIGNLGSLTDLLLNTNRFTGAIPPEIGNLSKLVTFHLFENMITGGIPSEFGKLPSLEILYLYDNQISGSIPWELMNCSSLQEIDFFGNQLSGSIPATIGRLKNLQLLQLRQNDLSAQIPPSLGYCKKLQRLSLADNKLSGPLPATLRFLSDLFVFSLYNNSLEGPIPESFQSLRNLSIVNFSNNRLTGKISPLSTSDFLTLLDLTNNSFSGTVPSSLSNAKSLKRLRLAYNLLSGNIPPGIGLLKNLNFLDLSFNKLTGEVGSELSGLKQLRHLLLNNNQIAGEIPKWLGNLQDLGELYLSSNNFNGTVPPELGKCSTLLKLSLHSNRLSGPIPSELGNLTSLYVLDLHDNNLSGQIPSSLQQCTKLYELRLSQNNLNGSIPLGLGSLTELQVILDLSNNNLSGKIPPSLGTLLKLERLNLSSNQLHGEIPQSLEKLSSLHNLNLSYNHLQGQLPENFARFPLASFLGGNGNLMLCGPPLESCSESRGQHKKWEPSDVAVSVIIVAIVFTASVICMALIYVMLRMWCNWRKVSVSCSEDGGAHQEQFNREEEKYWVYGEEIKSTGEYWNVNSMALKDVSTGSCIFHLKLSPESTENPLI, translated from the coding sequence ATGGGAAGAATTCATATTTTTCATCCACTGCTCATTTCCCTAATACTCTGCAGTGTTGCTGCagaaaattcatcatcatctgATGCATATTGGCTCCTGAGAATAAAATCACACCTTGTTGATCCGTTTCGGGTTCTCGAAAACTGGAACCCACAAACAGATTTCTGCACCTGGAGTGGAGTATCGTGTTCGAAAACCGATCAGTTCCACATTCTTGGCCTGAATCTTTCTGCAGCAGGGATAAGTGGTCAAATATCTGCAGATTTCAAGCACTTTTCTGCTCTCCAAGTTCTTGATCTTTCCATGAATTCTCTCTCGGGTTCGATCCCGGGTGAGATTGGGGAGATTGAAAGCCTGAGGGAGTTGCTGCTGTTCTCAAATTATCTCACTGGGGAGATTCCTTCAGAGCTGAGGCTACTGAGGAGAATGGAAGTTCTTAGGATTGGAGATAATATGTTGAGTGGGGAAATTTTGTCAGGCATTGGGGAGTTAACAGAGTTGAGAGTTTTAGGGCTTTCTTATTGTCAATTCAATGGGAGCATACCATTTGAGATTGGGAATTTAAAGAAATTGGAAATTCTTGATCTGCAGGAGAATAGTCTGAGTGGGCTTATTCCAGGAACCATTGGTGGCTGCACTGAGCTTCGGGTATTTGTAGCAGCGAATAACGGTCTGACCGGGGAGATCCCGCCCTCGATTGGGGGGCTCGGATGGCTCGAAATCTTGAACCTGGCTAACAACACTCTCTCGGGATCAATCCCGGGTGAGCTGAGGCGAATCCCGGGGTTGAAGTACTTAAACTTGCTGGGAAACCGGCTCGGTGGAGAAATCCCTTCAGGGCTTAACCATTTGGCTCAGCTTCAGACACTAGACTTGTCTAATAACAATCTCTCAGGGCCTATTACCCTTCTCACCACACACCTCAAGAGCCTTGAAGCCCTTGCTCTTACTGGCAATTCTTTGACAGGAAATGTTCCTAAGGGCTTCTGTTTCTCCAATTCTAGCCTTCACCAGCTTTTCCTGGCTGATAATTATCTCTCGGGGAGCTTCCCCGATGAGCTGCTCAAATGCTCGTCTCTCCAGCAGCTCGATCTCTCGGGGAACGCCTTTTCAGGAGGTCTACCGCCCGACATTGGGAATCTCGGGAGCCTAACTGATCTCTTGCTCAACACCAACAGGTTTACAGGAGCTATACCTCCTGAAATTGGAAACCTGAGCAAATTGGTGACTTTCCATCTCTTCGAGAACATGATCACCGGGGGGATCCCTAGCGAGTTCGGGAAGCTCCCGAGCCTGGAAATCTTGTACCTCTATGACAACCAGATCTCGGGGAGTATCCCGTGGGAGCTGATGAACTGCTCGAGCTTACAAGAGATCGATTTCTTTGGGAACCAGCTCTCGGGCTCCATTCCCGCCACAATTGGGAGGCTAAAGAATCTCCAGCTTCTCCAGTTAAGGCAGAATGACTTATCTGCCCAAATCCCACCAAGCTTAGGCTACTGCAAGAAACTTCAAAGGCTAAGCTTAGCAGACAACAAGCTCTCAGGACCCTTGCCTGCAACACTAAGATTCTTATCAGATCTTTTCGTCTTTAGCCTCTACAACAATTCACTCGAAGGCCCAATCCCCGAATCGTTTCAAAGCCTCAGAAACCTCAGCATTGTAAACTTTTCGAATAACAGGCTAACTGGAAAAATCTCCCCACTCTCCACTTCAGATTTTCTAACCCTTCTAGACCTGACCAACAACAGTTTCTCTGGCACTGTTCCATCCAGCCTATCCAATGCGAAAAGCCTTAAACGCCTCCGCCTTGCATACAACCTTCTCTCGGGCAACATCCCTCCCGGGATTGGCCTATTAAAGAACCTCAACTTCCTCGATTTGTCCTTCAACAAGCTGACCGGAGAGGTGGGCTCCGAGCTCTCGGGGCTAAAACAGCTTCGCCACCTCCTCCTCAACAACAACCAAATCGCGGGGGAAATACCTAAATGGTTAGGAAATCTACAAGACCTCGGGGAGCTATATCTGTCATCCAATAACTTCAATGGAACAGTCCCTCCCGAGCTCGGAAAATGCTCAACATTGCTCAAACTTTCCCTCCATAGCAACCGATTATCCGGTCCAATCCCATCAGAACTCGGAAACCTAACTTCCCTATATGTCCTGGATCTCCATGACAACAATCTCTCCGGCCAAATCCCATCATCCCTTCAACAATGCACCAAATTATACGAGCTGAGACTATCCCAAAACAACCTGAATGGCTCGATCCCCCTCGGGCTCGGTTCACTCACAGAATTACAAGTGATCCTGGACCTGAGCAACAACAATCTCTCAGGCAAAATCCCACCATCATTGGGGACACTTTTGAAGCTAGAGAGACTAAACCTCTCTTCCAATCAACTCCATGGAGAAATCCCACAATCCCTAGAAAAACTCTCCAGTCTCCACAACCTAAACCTCTCATATAACCACCTCCAAGGACAGCTCCCCGAAAATTTCGCAAGATTCCCATTAGCCTCATTCTTAGGGGGGAATGGGAATCTTATGCTGTGTGGCCCACCACTGGAATCTTGCTCAGAATCAAGGGGACAGCACAAGAAATGGGAGCCATCTGATGTGGCTGTTTCTGTGATCATAGTGGCCATTGTGTTCACGGCCAGTGTCATATGTATGGCTCTGATTTATGTCATGCTGAGGATGTGGTGCAATTGGAGAAAGGTCTCGGTTTCTTGCTCAGAGGATGGTGGGGCCCATCAGGAGCAATTCAATAGGGAAGAGGAGAAGTATTGGGTTTATGGGGAAGAGATTAAGAGTACTGGGGAATATTGGAATGTGAATTCCATGGCATTGAAGGATGTTTCTACAGGATCATGCATTTTCCACCTTAAGCTCAGCCCAGAAAGCACTGAAAATCCACTGATTTGA